In Macadamia integrifolia cultivar HAES 741 unplaced genomic scaffold, SCU_Mint_v3 scaffold1009, whole genome shotgun sequence, one DNA window encodes the following:
- the LOC122062380 gene encoding uncharacterized protein LOC122062380 isoform X2, with product MQNRGRQLCHGWQLWNVRKAGMTPPVNAQLVSIIGKFTRKDGPKEKEGREEKKKEGEGKEGRRKGREGASPKVVVVPPLSTGNIISGEDVTEIGNPEYGKLKTKVARTWGVYVWIVTKKCKRTCSSQRL from the exons ATGCAGAACAGAGGAAGGCAGCTCTGTCATGGTTGGCAGTTGTGGAATGTCAGGAAGGCAGGAATGACCCCACCTGTTAATGCTCAGCTTGTCAGTATCATTGGAAAGTTTACCAGGAAAGATGGACCAAAAg agaaagaaggaagagaagagaagaagaaggaaggagaaggaaaagaaggaagaagaaaaggtagAGAAGGAGCTTCACCTAAGGTTGTTGTTGTACCACCACTGTCCACAG GAAATATAATCAGCGGTGAGGACGTAACTGAAATTGGGAATCCAGAATACGGAAAGCTGAAAACGAAG GTGGCAAGAACGTGGGGTGTGTATGTTTGGATAGTCACAAAAAAATGCAAGAGAACCTGCAGTTCCCAAAGACTGTAG
- the LOC122062380 gene encoding uncharacterized protein LOC122062380 isoform X1, with the protein MQNRGRQLCHGWQLWNVRKAGMTPPVNAQLVSIIGKFTRKDGPKEKEGREEKKKEGEGKEGRRKGREGASPKVVVVPPLSTGNIISGEDVTEIGNPEYGKLKTKMVRPVFCWPMAIDLLAGIPEDETDHEPECGCDDCAFGGQFF; encoded by the exons ATGCAGAACAGAGGAAGGCAGCTCTGTCATGGTTGGCAGTTGTGGAATGTCAGGAAGGCAGGAATGACCCCACCTGTTAATGCTCAGCTTGTCAGTATCATTGGAAAGTTTACCAGGAAAGATGGACCAAAAg agaaagaaggaagagaagagaagaagaaggaaggagaaggaaaagaaggaagaagaaaaggtagAGAAGGAGCTTCACCTAAGGTTGTTGTTGTACCACCACTGTCCACAG GAAATATAATCAGCGGTGAGGACGTAACTGAAATTGGGAATCCAGAATACGGAAAGCTGAAAACGAAG ATGGTGAGACCTGTGTTTTGTTGGCCAATGGCCATAGACCTTTTGGCTGGTATTCCAGAGGATGAGACTGACCACGAACCTGAGTGCGGATGTGATGACTGTGCCTTCGGAGGCCAGTTCTTCTGA